A window from Neodiprion fabricii isolate iyNeoFabr1 chromosome 2, iyNeoFabr1.1, whole genome shotgun sequence encodes these proteins:
- the LOC124176630 gene encoding esterase E4-like isoform X3, producing MMSTTHGRKVSAFLGIPYAQPPVGNKRFANPVPAGGWEGIRNATADGNFCPQISGTDHITFFGDEDCLNLNVFTPQISDGKDSALLPVMVYVLGGRFMMGSANSSVYSPKYLLNQDVVLVTFNYRLGVLGFLSTGDEVASGNWGLKDQVLALEWVQRNIRHFHGDPDRVTLFGHSSGSACVHLLTLSKLTIGLFHKFIMQSGSGLVEWAYRPRAVYAKRAFELGDYIGCLNNTSDSLVRCLRNKNVFDITTVFTRFYVWHSAPFTTWACTDEPDIKGAFLTTSPANIVRAGQIRDLPCIMGVVENEGILDSTDFYEKEGWLEDFLANFDHLLPIFSYWLYQPDSGAAWVKAAKSYYFNNIETMNRSELLTNLTLLIGDASFTYPMYSSLLYQHAVAVNPQYFYAFRYRGTWSNTYVYGNTLTDYGVAHADDLGYIFPHIDYNMMLALNKTPNEKDLQMREIIVQLWTSFANHGKPSTLFFRGNTTWEPYSKKDNYLQIGDRSEITLEAKHPFSTERMQFWANLERSTAEAETIVFIH from the exons ATGATGTCCACCACCCATGGCCGAAAAGTGTCGGCATTTCTGGGAATTCCTTATGCGCAACCACCGGTAGGGAATAAGAG ATTCGCGAACCCCGTGCCGGCGGGTGGTTGGGAAGGAATCCGAAACGCTACTGCCGACGGAAACTTTTGCCCCCAAATAAGTGGCACAGACCATATCACTTTCTTTGGAGACGAAGATTGTCTGAACCTGAACGTGTTCACACCGCAG ATAAGTGACGGTAAGGACTCCGCGCTACTTCCGGTAATGGTATACGTTCTCGGTGGGAGGTTCATGATGGGGTCCGCTAATTCATCGGTGTACAGCCCGAAGTACCTTTTGAACCAAGATGTAGTTCTCGTTACCTTCAACTATCGTTTGGGTGTTTTGGGGTTCTTGAGCACTGGCGACGAAGTGGCTTCCGGAAATTGGGGTCTGAAAGACCAGGTCCTTGCGCTCGAATGGGTGCAGCGTAACATCAGACACTTTCACGGTGACCCTGATCGAGTGACGTTATTCGGCCACAGCTCAGGGAGCGCTTGCGTTCACCTTCTGACGCTTTCGAAATTGACAATTG GGCTCTTTCATAAATTCATCATGCAAAGCGGATCTGGCCTTGTGGAATGGGCCTACAGACCCAGGGCTGTCTATGCAAAGCGCGCATTTGAACTCGGCGATTACATTGGCTGTTTGAATAACACTTCGGATTCCCTCGTCAGGTGTTTGCGTaacaaaaatgtttttgaCATTACAACCGTGTTTACACGGTTTTACGTGTGGCATAGCGCACCATTTACCACATGGGCTTGTACTGATGAGCCAGATATCAAGGGGGCTTTTTTAACAACTAGCCCTGCAAATATAGTGAGAGCTGGTCAGATTCGTGATTTACCTTGTATCATGGGTGTCGTTGAAAACGAAGGTATA TTGGATAGTA CAGACTTCTATGAAAAGGAGGGTTGGCTCGAAGACTTTCTGGCAAACTTTGATCATTTGCTGCCGATTTTCTCGTACTGGTTGTATCAACCGGACTCTGGAGCCGCTTGGGTCAAGGCGGCCAAGTCGTACTATTTCAATAACATTGAAACAATGAATAGAAGTGAG TTGCTGACTAACTTGACGTTACTCATCGGTGACGCTTCGTTCACCTATCCGATGTACTCCTCCCTGTTATACCAGCATGCAGTGGCAGTAAATCCCCAATATTTCTACGCCTTCAGATATCGGGGCACCTGGAGTAACACTTACGTTTACGGCAACACTTTGACGGACTACGGAGTAGCACACGCGGATGATCTTGGTTACATTTTTCCACATATAGACTACAATATGATGTTAGCTCTCAACAAAACCCCAAATGAAAAAGATCTACAAATGAGGGAAATCATCGTGCAATTGTGGACATCTTTTGCGAATCACGG TAAACCTTCAACCTTGTTTTTTCGTGGAAATACAACGTGGGAGCCGTACTCGAAAAAGGACAATTACCTTCAGATAGGGGACAGATCCGAAATCACGCTAGAGGCTAAACATCCGTTCTCAACAGAGCGAATGCAATTTTGGGCTAACTTGGAAAGAAGTACGGCAGAGGCAGAAACCATCGTGTTCATCCACTAA